In Plasmodium reichenowi strain SY57 chromosome 5, whole genome shotgun sequence, the following proteins share a genomic window:
- a CDS encoding hypothetical protein (conserved Plasmodium protein, unknown function), which translates to MQNYTFNFVNEKKERKTIKQYDNIIAETLNSYKKYCGVHKKKDDNHNNHNNLIVEKKIRRKEDNIKENNVIHLNDVRKDTFQCNDESYFRNFNINLCVRKELLKDNILNKIKYYINEYVYDVKDKISHEILRANDKKRLLKTYIYELKKKNFLILENLYFYFCNINNYYDYALTKMFHNLLLVFNEKEEKDILLVIYLFLILLNENNINKYISYIFDCLILILNADKYNLPTDERDDTHRLFDHKPMVLKNYTVNENGRYFLFLYFYYLLCIISKQQFSNYSDKIIRICLVGLFDGCCYINVIMMNLIEKIINEIEDEYINYHYIICTSLLKCLCNRYSKIKILCMNTMIKLIIKNNNNSKNYKIIEMLIGYKDPNIIPIKSFYDSNYVHINYLCILFNDKSIKVKFHFYSFLFILLYEFTDSNDFLTFLLPYMFSACFDNYKIFRLLSFLYIQLLSKKKTFHVNNNIKEEIIYEFYPEWSYKTNFTLPLPLTTYYFPHSYNNSNLICENMYQLNLHIIIDEEKKEEQYQDEMKKKFHINCHTPKNDMNENINIKENSYNNTYIYKNIISDNENEIHYNSIECHKKQNEYNKEYYEVLLNNFIKSNEHISNILIDNKITNIDVTHNKFNVECKQLAFTLLNSYFKYLYKNIDGCTNFEKLERSKIILLIFYFIEDNITEHIPSFITFVLDIFENKLNFELWLIYMNSLYLIGSYVKPTNYYFFLENYLKNKIENKSITINCLYMLNQIFIGTIETYKNIKKKALTDSYIHESFLLILNDLIKLFFFILNEHEYMEKYVLILQIIHTIIMDECVHQRMEEKNIIYLIILLYIIFNKTSSIRKNIMKKKDRICISKNCYISVDIFDLQFYIDRIKKQKRFENLDLSNDLLNIKISSEIIYEVFKFSDDNINQQKLILELLSDEVLYNTYYAYFLIQYIIKKQTFFFDNNFCLFLCNIIIKIFNLHQNEENLLKIVIHEKSLELKDIQSENYKKNKNKVKHSFLEYASTMFLLYIFKNINIYETFENIIKICQMIYHLLIEIRNPYSFLFFIKYTSLVEKLCDILECNDVKSMYFCKYIIKDIHINYEKYINNDGDIRYLDNINIKSKLHIRKRINDEIDLLFYYISGCIYIVYYKALYCFSFILNSMNEKIEGLNTHKLFLSYFENTQERVLKIIKINQKNDYNIWNTYMTSIQDILKNPKFSEFLFLKNYILQSTDYSHLIINIHKYYKHSYDFLNSINTFVLNPIFFNYFYEYNKYENSLFNSFFSWISSNKKENISNGDINQASNENVNKITNGDDNKIQHNNDDFIKNMETFFNSNNKMKDIKYIKYDETNLFNYFKNHDFILYMKNYKIYNIPFKILEYRSIIILLYSSLLFYVQDFFVIDISETVNFSLLSKRGIGLCDEFFLKKYSYACHNLKAFFNILILLCLNNEHILKGRLIKTVEVKNVNRIKHIDNKFFHKIVRSLIIDDEEKTLIEGSFCECINFILNILCSSYKDILTDLRDTYIKTKHVKRLDVCNYIIRTFL; encoded by the exons ATGCAAAATTATACATTCAATTTTGTcaatgaaaaaaaagaaaggaAAACAATTAAGCAgtatgataatattatagCAGAAACTTTAAATAGTTATAAGAAATACTGTGGTGtccataaaaaaaaagatgacaatcataataatcataataatttgatcgttgaaaaaaagataagacgaaaagaagataatattaaagaaaataatgtCATCCATTTAAATGATGTAAGAAAAGATACCTTTCAATGTAATGACGAATCGTATTTTAGAAATTTTAATATCAACCTATGTGTACGAAAAGAATTATTGAAAGACaacatattaaataaaataaaatactatataaatgaatatgtttatgatgtaaaagataaaattaGTCATGAAATATTGCGTGCTAATGATAAGAAAAGATtattaaaaacatatatatatgaattaaaaaaaaagaatttcCTTATTCTAGAAAATTTATACTTCTACTTCTGTAATAtcaataattattatgattatgcattaacaaaaatgtttcataatttattattagtttttaatgaaaaagaagaaaaagatattttaCTTGTTATATACCTATTCctcattttattaaatgaaaataatattaataaatatatttcatatatatttgattgTCTCATTCTTATCTTAAATGctgataaatataatctACCCACTGATGAAAGAGATGACACACATCGTTTGTTTGATCATAAACCTATGGTActtaaaaattatactGTAAATGAGAATGGAAGATATTTCTTATTcctatatttttattacctCCTATGTATAATATCTAAACAACaa TTTTCAAATTACTCAGATAAAATAATTCGAATTTGTTTAGTTGGTTTGTTTGATGGTTGCTGTTACATAAATGtgataatgatgaattTGATTGAAAAGATAATAAACGAAATAGAAGATGAATACataaattatcattatataatttgtacGAGTCTTTTAAAATGTCTATGTAATAGGTATAGTAAAATAAAGATTCTATGTATGAATACAATgattaaattaattataaaaaataataataattctaaaaattataaaattattgaaATGTTAATTGGTTATAAGGATCCTAATATAATTCCTATAAAAAGTTTTTATGATTCAAATTATGTgcatataaattatttatgcatattatttaatgataAAAGTATAAAAGTTAAAttccatttttattcatttctatttatattattgtatGAATTTACCGATTCCAATGATTTCcttacatttttattaccCTATATGTTTTCCGCCTGTTTTGATAATTACAAGATATTTAGATTATTATCattcttatatatacaattattatcaaaaaagaaaacattCCATgtaaataacaatattaaggaagaaattatatatgaattttatCCTGAATGGTcatataaaacaaattttACCTTACCCTTACCATTAACCacttattattttcctcattcatataataactCCAATTTAATATGCGAAAATATGTATCAACTtaatttacatattataattgatgaagaaaaaaaagaagaacaATATCAAgatgaaatgaaaaaaaaatttcatataaattgtCATACCCCAAAGAATGATAtgaatgaaaatattaatataaaagaaaatagttataataatacatatatatataaaaatataatatctgataatgaaaacgaaattcattataattCGATTGAATGTcataaaaaacaaaacgaatataataaagaatattatgAAGTATTACTAAATAATTTCATCAAAAGTAATGAACATATTTCAAATATCTTaatagataataaaataacaaatattGATGTAACACACAACAAATTTAATGTAGAATGTAAACAACTAGCTTTTACACTATTAAATTCATactttaaatatttatataaaaatatagatgGTTGTACaaattttgaaaaattagAGAGAAGCAAAATTATTTTactaattttttattttattgaagataatataacaGAACATATACCTTCTTTCATAACCTTTGTATTGgatatatttgaaaataaattaaattttgaACTATGgctaatatatatgaattctttatatttaatagGATCTTATGTTAAACCTActaattattatttctttcttgaaaattatttgaaaaataaaatagaaaataaaagtatCACAATAAATTGTctatatatgttaaatcAAATATTTATTGGAACGATagaaacatataaaaatattaagaaGAAAGCATTAACAGATTCGTATATACATGAGAGTTTTTTATTGATATTGAATGAtctaataaaattattctttttcattttaaatGAACATGAATATATGGAGAAGTATGTTCTCATTTTACAG ATAATTCATACCATAATTATGGACGAATGTGTTCATCAACGAAtggaagaaaaaaatataatttacttaataattttgttatatataatatttaataaaacaagtagtataagaaaaaatataatgaagaaaaaagacAGAATATGCATAAGTAaaaattgttatatttCTGTCGACATATTTGATCTTCAATTTTATATAGACAG AATAAAGAAACAAAAACGTTTTGAAAATCTCGATCTTAGTAATGACCTTTtgaatattaaaataagCTCAGAGATTATATATGAAGTATTCAAATTTTCAGATGATAACATAAACCaacaaaaattaattttagAGTTATTATCAGATGAAGTGTTgtataatacatattatgcatatttcttaatacaatatattattaaaaaacaGACGTTCttttttgataataatttttgtctgtttttatgtaatataataataaaaatttttaatcTTCATCAAAATGAAGAGAATTTACTTAAAATCGTAATACATGAAAAAAGTTTAGAATTAAAGGATATTCAATCTgagaattataaaaagaataaaaataaagtgAAACATTCCTTTTTAGAATATGCAAGTAcaatgtttttattatatatatttaagaatataaacatatatgaaacatttgaaaatataattaaaatcTGTCAAATGATTTATCACCTTTTGATTGAAATAAGGAACCCTTActcctttttattttttattaaatacacaag tttGGTTGAGAAGCTTTGTGATATTTTAGAGTGTAATGATGTGAAGAGTATGTATTTCTGCAAATACATAATTAAGgatattcatataaattatgaaaaatacATAAACAATGATGGAGATATAAGATATTtggataatataaatataaaaagcAAATTACATATCCGTAAAAGAATAAATGACGAAATAgatcttttattttattatataagtggttgtatttatatagtGTATTATAAAGCCTTGTAttgtttttcatttatattaaatagtATGAATGAAAAAATCGAAGGACTAAATACGCacaaattatttttatcatattttgAGAATACACAAGAAAGagtattaaaaattataaaaataaatcaaaagaatgattataatatttggAATACATACATGACATCTATTcaagatatattaaaaaacCCCAAATTTTCAGAATTCttatttttgaaaaattatattttacaatCAACAGATTATAGTCAtcttattataaatattcataagTACTACAAACATTCatatgattttttaaatagTATTAACACATTTGTTTTAAATcccatattttttaattatttctatgaatataataagtaTGAAAATAGTTTGTTtaattcctttttttcttggatctcttcaaataaaaaagaaaatatcTCAAACGGGGATATAAATCAAGCATCAAatgaaaatgtaaataaaataacaaatggggatgataataaaatacaacATAACAATGATGactttataaaaaatatggaaacattttttaattcgaataataaaatgaaagatatcaaatatattaaatatgaCGAAACGAATTTATtcaattattttaaaaatcacgatttcattttatatatgaaaaattataaaatttataatattccatttaaaatattagaaTATAGGTcaattataattttattgtattcttctttattattttatgttcaggatttttttgtaatagATATATCTGAAACGgttaatttttctttattatcaaAGAGGGGTATAGGATTATGTGACGAgttctttttaaaaaaatattcttatgCCTGTCACAATTTGAAAGccttttttaatattcttatattg TTATGTTTGAATAACGAGCACATATTGAAAGGGCGCTTAATAAAAACAGTTGAAGTAAAGAATGTCAATCGAATTAAACATATAGATAATAAgttttttcataaaattgTTCGTAGCCTTATTATAGACGATG AGGAAAAAACATTGATTGAAGGATCATTTTGCGAATGCataaattttattcttaACATATTATGTAGTTCTTATAAGG ACATTTTAACCGATTTAAGagatacatatattaaaactAAACATGTTAAAAGATTGGATGtttgtaattatataattagGACATTTTTATAG